A region from the Algoriphagus machipongonensis genome encodes:
- a CDS encoding HAD-IB family hydrolase, whose protein sequence is MSKKAVAFFDFDGTISHKDSFLEFLIYAGGYFKFLTCLCYNSIYILLKLAGAYPNDLLKERFFSFFFKGKEESEIKGLGKKFASKELPNQIYDAAKFLLDWHLKEDHEVVILTASSSIWLGPWAKANGFNFIGTTFESINGKLTGKIKGKNCYGAEKLNRIKHLLEEYPFNLRYAYGDSKSDQYYLDIAKHSFLFPLTEKNVRKKIPYFPKKITITKT, encoded by the coding sequence TTCTCGAGTTTTTAATTTATGCAGGAGGATATTTTAAGTTTCTAACTTGCCTGTGCTACAATTCTATTTATATACTTCTTAAACTTGCAGGAGCGTATCCAAATGATCTACTCAAAGAACGATTCTTTTCATTTTTCTTTAAGGGGAAAGAGGAAAGTGAAATAAAGGGGCTGGGTAAGAAGTTTGCAAGCAAAGAACTTCCAAATCAAATTTACGATGCCGCTAAATTCTTATTGGACTGGCATTTAAAGGAAGATCATGAAGTCGTTATTTTAACGGCCTCTTCATCCATTTGGCTAGGGCCTTGGGCAAAAGCAAATGGTTTTAATTTTATAGGAACTACTTTTGAATCCATAAATGGGAAGTTGACTGGGAAAATAAAAGGGAAGAATTGCTACGGAGCTGAAAAACTAAATAGAATTAAGCATTTGCTTGAAGAGTACCCTTTTAACTTGAGGTATGCTTATGGAGATAGCAAGTCAGATCAATACTACTTGGACATTGCTAAGCATAGCTTTCTGTTTCCATTAACAGAGAAAAATGTTAGAAAAAAAATACCCTACTTTCCGAAAAAAATAACAATAACTAAAACATAG
- a CDS encoding N-acetylneuraminate synthase family protein, whose protein sequence is MNPSFKIQGRSIGYDFPPLVIAEIGINHEGSLQVAKEMVDAAQRAGAEMVKHQTHIVEDEMSSSAKKTIPGNAKESIYEIMERCALNEEDELALKEYVESKGMIFISTPFSRAAADRLIKWGVPAFKIGSGECNNYPLLEHIASFGKPIIMSTGMNTIESIQKAVAILEKHKVPYALLHTTNLYPTPNHLVRLGAMVEVQNAFPNAVVGLSDHTLSNHACFGAVALGASILERHFTDHMERKGPDIVCSMDEKACEELIEGSKIIQLQRGGKKGPADEEKVTIDFAFATICTIKPVQKGEKFTKDNIWVKRPGKGGILAEFYDEVLGKTATEDIAVDTQVGWENVGK, encoded by the coding sequence ATGAATCCATCTTTTAAAATTCAAGGCAGAAGCATTGGTTATGATTTTCCTCCACTGGTAATAGCCGAAATTGGGATTAATCATGAAGGTTCGCTGCAAGTAGCCAAGGAAATGGTTGATGCAGCACAAAGGGCTGGAGCCGAAATGGTAAAGCATCAAACGCATATTGTGGAGGATGAAATGTCAAGTTCAGCTAAAAAGACGATTCCCGGCAATGCGAAAGAAAGTATCTATGAGATCATGGAGCGTTGTGCCTTAAATGAAGAAGATGAGTTGGCTTTAAAAGAATATGTAGAGTCAAAAGGAATGATTTTTATTAGTACCCCATTCAGTAGGGCTGCTGCAGATCGATTGATCAAGTGGGGTGTTCCTGCTTTCAAAATCGGTTCCGGAGAATGTAATAATTACCCCTTATTGGAACATATTGCTTCTTTTGGAAAACCCATCATTATGAGCACAGGGATGAATACCATTGAGAGTATTCAAAAAGCGGTTGCGATTTTAGAAAAACATAAGGTTCCTTATGCTTTACTTCATACCACTAATTTATATCCCACTCCCAACCACTTGGTAAGACTAGGTGCTATGGTGGAGGTACAGAATGCTTTTCCAAATGCCGTAGTCGGGCTTAGTGATCATACCCTATCCAACCATGCATGTTTTGGAGCAGTAGCTCTAGGAGCCTCTATTTTGGAGCGGCATTTCACTGACCACATGGAAAGAAAAGGACCTGATATTGTGTGCTCAATGGATGAAAAAGCTTGCGAGGAACTGATCGAAGGCTCTAAAATCATTCAATTACAAAGAGGAGGGAAAAAAGGACCTGCCGATGAGGAAAAAGTGACTATTGATTTTGCTTTTGCCACCATTTGCACCATCAAGCCAGTTCAAAAAGGAGAAAAATTTACCAAAGACAATATTTGGGTAAAAAGACCTGGTAAAGGAGGGATTTTAGCGGAGTTTTATGATGAAGTTCTTGGGAAAACAGCTACAGAGGATATTGCAGTGGATACTCAAGTAGGTTGGGAAAATGTCGGAAAATAA